In one window of Leguminivora glycinivorella isolate SPB_JAAS2020 chromosome 10, LegGlyc_1.1, whole genome shotgun sequence DNA:
- the LOC125230631 gene encoding putative inorganic phosphate cotransporter, whose amino-acid sequence MSDFENGKIFQKYIHSETDDERKNSDVVEKTETQMTLCDTTKQIGYGRRHEQAALLFVCLMVAYSMRTCMGVALVAMVQGHAEKSDFTNTSTSEEYNQTEFGSVELLNGIFFTEPFPTFSWNKKTQDYMLAAFSWGYMILQIPAGQIAHRYGTRYLLTGALVINGVVSFCTPWAAYYGSWIFVVIFRMIQGLSQSCFIPGMHTAFGKWAPLEERGRLSAFAYGGQALGTVLGLPITGFIAASPLGWPGIFRFYGIISLSVGAVLWFFGADSPAKHPRISVAERQYIEEALGQAGTKGKHLKVPWAKLLRCKALYAIVVAHIGQTWGQLTLYTEVPAFMDKVMKVNIKANGLLTALPFLVMWFTNFFFSWFTDMLIVKKWLSVTNTRKLAQTLGCIPAAVGLIALAYVKKDIVVVETILILTCAFKISANLGWSVNHIDLAPNFAGTMMSISNAVSNLFGSLAPVVAGFLLAEDVTSEFLWRKVFLVAAGFYIITDIVYVAIGSAELQEWNTPKENTKANIESDEEKPMI is encoded by the exons ATGTCAGATTttgaaaatggaaaaatattccaaaaatatatacatagcgAAACAGACGATGAAAGGAAAAACAGTGATGTTGTGGAGAAAACTGAAACTCAGATGACATTATGCGACACAACGAAACAAATAG GATATGGCCGTCGACATGAACAAGCTGCccttctgtttgtctgtttgatGGTAGCGTACAGCATGCGGACTTGTATGGGAGTGGCTTTAGTAGCTATGGTGCAAGGTCATGCAGAAAAATCGGATTTCACTAATACTTCAACTAGTGAAGAATATAATCAAACGGAGTTCGGGAGTGTTGAACTTCTAAATGGAATATTCTTTACGGAACCA TTCCCGACGTTTTCATGGAACAAAAAAACTCAGGACTACATGTTAGCTGCATTTTCCTGGGGATACATGATTTTACAGATACCAGCAGGCCAAATAGCTCACCGGTATGGTACCAGGTATCTTCTTACGGGCGCACTGGTAATAAATGGGGTGGTATCTTTTTGTACACCTTGGGCTGCATACTat ggAAGTTGGATATTTGTCGTGATATTCCGAATGATTCAAGGCCTGAGTCAGTCTTGTTTCATACCAGGCATGCACACGGCGTTTGGGAAATGGGCCCCTTTGGAGGAACGAGGCAGATTGTCAGCGTTTGCATACGGAG GACAAGCATTAGGAACCGTTTTAGGACTACCAATAACAGGCTTCATAGCGGCTTCTCCACTTGGTTGGCCCGGGATTTTCCGTTTTTATGGAATTATTTCATTATCCGTGGGGGCTGTTCTATGGTTCTTTGGAGCTGATTCGCCAGCTAAGCATCCGCGAATATCTGTTGCTGAGAGGCAGTATATTGAAGAAGCTTTAGGGCAGGCTGGGACAAAAGGAAAG CACCTGAAAGTTCCATGGGCGAAATTACTACGATGCAAAGCGCTATATGCTATAGTAGTAGCACATATAGGACAGACTTGGGGTCAGCTGACGTTGTACACAGAGGTCCCTGCTTTTATGGACAAAGTCATGAAGGTCAATATAAAAGCT AATGGCCTTCTCACGGCATTGCCTTTCTTGGTGATGTGGTTTACCAATTTCTTCTTCAGTTGGTTCACCGACATGCTCATTGTAAAAAAGTGGTTAAGTGTAACCAATACTCGAAAATTGGCACAGACATTAG GTTGTATACCAGCGGCAGTGGGGCTTATCGCGTTGGCATACGTTAAGAAAGACATTGTCGTAGTCGAAACTATTTTAATTCTGACGTGCGCTTTTAAGATTTCCGCTAATTTGGGCTGGAGC GTAAACCATATCGACTTGGCTCCAAACTTTGCTGGCACCATGATGAGTATTAGCAATGCTGTATCAAACCTTTTTGGGTCCCTGGCACCTGTAGTTGCAGGGTTTTTACTCGCTGAAGATGTT ACGAGTGAATTCCTTTGGAGGAAGGTATTTTTGGTAGCGGCAGGATTTTATATAATTACTGATATAGTGTATGTCGCTATTGGATCAGCAGAGTTGCAGGAGTGGAATACCCCGAAAGAAAATACGAAAGCGAATATTGAAAGCGATGAGGAAAAACCAATGATTTAG